One stretch of Novosphingobium pentaromativorans US6-1 DNA includes these proteins:
- a CDS encoding antibiotic biosynthesis monooxygenase family protein yields MLAFSVPLPYRRATNLQEDTDMFIAMNRFQVIRGEEEGFETMWKIRESFLHEVPGFVAFHLLRGPQAEDHTLYATHTVWQSKADFEGWTRSEAFRKAHAGAGSAKPRYLGPPRFEGFEAIQTVDADGVIS; encoded by the coding sequence ATGCTCGCCTTTTCGGTGCCGCTGCCTTATCGGCGCGCCACGAACTTGCAGGAGGATACAGACATGTTCATCGCGATGAACCGCTTCCAGGTCATCCGGGGCGAGGAAGAAGGCTTCGAGACCATGTGGAAGATCCGCGAGAGCTTCCTTCACGAAGTACCCGGCTTCGTCGCCTTCCATCTGCTTCGCGGCCCCCAGGCCGAAGACCACACCCTCTATGCCACGCATACCGTCTGGCAATCGAAGGCGGACTTCGAAGGCTGGACCCGTTCGGAGGCATTCCGCAAGGCGCATGCCGGGGCGGGTTCCGCCAAGCCGCGCTACCTGGGCCCACCGCGTTTCGAGGGATTCGAGGCGATCCAGACCGTCGATGCCGACGGAGTGATCAGCTGA